In the genome of Pseudomonas sp. Teo4, the window CAGCCCGGCCAGCCGCGACTGCAACACCAGGGCGCTGCGCATATACGCCAGCGCCTCCCAGCTCGGCTGACAGCCCAGGTCCAGGGCCAGGTCAAGCGAACCAAACGCGGCCTGGACCACACCCGATTCACGCAGCAAACCACCCAGGTCGGCGAAGGCCCCAGCGGTTTCCACCAGGGCGATCACCGGCACCTGGCGCCCGAGCAGGTAGTGCACCAGGCGGATGTCTGCGGCACTTTCGGCCTTGGCCAGCATGAGCGCATCGAAACGCGCCTCACGCAGGGCCGCCAGGTCGGCCTGGAAGTCCGGCGTACTGGCCGCGTTGATGCGCACGATCACCGTCACACCGTCGATGCCGTGGTTGGCCACCGCCTCGCGGGCGGCAGCCCGTTTGCTGGCGCCCACCGCGTCCTCCAGGTCGAGGATCACCGCATCGGCACCGCTCGCGGCGGCCTTGGCGAACCGTTCAGGCCGGTCGCCCGGCACGAACAGCGGCGCCATGGGAGGCTGGAAATCGGTCAACATGTCGCGCTCGCCTCCATGTTCAGGTTGCCGTCGGCATCCTGGGTCCAGGCCAGCAGGCTGTCGCCCTGCGCTTTCCACGACACCGCGGCGCGGAATACCCGCCCCGCGATCAGCGGTACCTGGCCGCGATAGGCAAAGCGCGCCGGTACACGACCGGCGTGCCGAGCCGCCAGGTTGAACAGCAGGCTGGCTTGTAGAGGCCCGTGCACCACCAGCCCCTGGTAGCCCTCCACCTCGGTGGCGTAAGGCAGGTCGTAATGGATACGGTGGGCATTGAAGGTCAGCGCCGAATAACGCATCAGCAGAGTGGGTGGCGTCTCCACCCAACGCTGCAATTCGCCCGCACGCTCCGGGCCACCGGCCGACGCTGCTGCGCCCTCGGCTGGCCCGCGATAGACGATGTCCTGGCGTTCACGAATGGCCAGCACACCTTCGCAGGACAACTCATGCTCGACGGTGACGAAGCACAGTTTGCCGCTACGCCCTTCCTTGAAGCGGATGTCGCGGATGGTCGACAGGCGCTGGATCGGCTTGCCGATGGGCAGCGGGGCCAAGGTTTGAACCTCGCCACCGGCCCACATGCGCCGAGGCAGCAACACCGGCGGCAGAAAGCCACCGCGGCGCGGATGACCATCCTCGCCCAACTCGGCCATGCTCGCCGCTGCCGGGCTAGGCGCCAGACACCAGTGCAGGCCTGGCGGGGCGAACCCCTCGGACTCCCACAGGTGCGGCGCCAGCGTGGCCTGGTAGGCTTCGAGCATCTGTGGCGTGATGACCGCCTCGCAGCGTTCCTGACGCCCCAGCCACTCTTGCAGTTGACCCAGATCGTTATCGCTCATGACCCTGGCCTCAGTAGGAACGCGGCATGCCCAGCACGTGCTCGGCGACGTAGCTGAGGATCAGGTTGGTGGAGATCGGCGCCACCTGGTACAGGCGGGTCTCGCGGAACTTGCGCTCCACGTCGTATTCCTCGGCGAAGCCGAAGCCGCCGTGGGTCTGCAAGCAGGCGTTGGCCGCTTCCCAGGACGCATCGGCGGCCAGCATCTTGGCCATGTTGGCCTCGGCGCCGCAGTCCTGGCCGGCTTCGTACTTGGCCAGCCCTTCACGCACCATCAGCTCGGCGGCGCGCATCTGCGCATAGGCTTTGGCGATGGGGAACTGCACGCCCTGGTTCTGGCCGATGGCGCGACCGAAGACCTTGCGGTCGTTGGCGTAATCCACCGCCCGGCGGATGAACCACTTGGCATCGCCGATACATTCGGAGGCGATCAGCAGGCGTTCGGCGTTCATACCCGAGAGGATGTAGCGAAAACCCTTGCCCTCCTCGCCCACCAGGTTGGCCGCTGGCACTTCCATGTTGTCGAAGAACACTTCGCAGCTGTTGTGGTTCATCATCGTGCGGATGGGCTGGATGGTCAGGCCGTTGCCCAGCACCTGGCGCATGTCGACGATGAAGGTCGACAGGCCATCGGTCTTTTTCGCCACCTGGTCACGCGGCGTGGTGCGGGCCAACAGCAGCATGAGGTCGGAATGTTCGGCACGGCTGGTCCAGACCTTCTGGCCGTTGACGATGAACTTGTCACCCTCACGACGGGCAAAGGTGCGCAATGAAGTGGTATCGGTGCCGCTGGTGGGTTCGGTGACACCAAAGGCCTGTAAGCGCAGCTCGCCACTGGCCACCCCCGTCAGGTACTGGGCCTTCTGCTCATCGGAGCCATGGCGCAGCACGGTGCCCATGGTGTACAGCTGGGCATGGCAGGCCGCGCCGTTGCAACCGGTTTCCTGGATGGTTTCAAGGATCGCGGCGGCGGCCGACAGGCCTAGTCCGGAACCACCATATTCTTCAGGGATGAGTACCGAGAGGAAACCCGACTCGGTCAGGGCGTTGACGAACTCGGTGGGGTAACCGCGCACTTCGTCCAGCTTGCGCCAGTACTCGCCTGGGAAGCGTGCGCACAGCTTGCGAACTTCTTCGCGGATTTCCGGGTAGCTTTCTTGTGGGTTGTTGTAGCTCATCGACTCGACCTCGTGATGACGCATGTAGGGCAATCGGGTTGTGTTGCCGCCACCGGCCTCATCGCCGGCAAGCCGGCTCCCACACCAGCGCTGCAATTCCTGGGAGTTGCGCTGTACAGGTGGGAGCTGGCATGCCGACGACGCGGCACGTCAGCGACGCTTGGTGACAGGGATACGCGTCAGACCGGGTCCCAGCAGAACACGTCGGCGCTGACTTGCAGCGGGGTGAAGGAGCCCGACAGCGCCGGCATGCCGTGCTCGGCGATGGCCTGTGGTGTCCAGCCCTCACCCTGCTGCACCGAGCGCACCGGGCGGTTCTGGCTCATCAGCAGGATCTCGTTGCGGCGCACGGTGAACACCTGCCCGTTAACGTCCTTGGCCTGGTCGGACAGCAGGTACACCGCCAGCGGCGCGTTCTTTTCCGGGGTCATCTGTTTCAGGCGCTCGACCCGGGCTTTCTCTTCCGGCGTCACATCCGGGATGGCGCTGGTCATGCGGCTCCAGGCGAATGGCGCCAGGCAGTTGGAGCGCACGTTGTAGCGCTGCATGTCCAGGGCGATGGACTTGCTCAGCGCCACCATGCCCAGCTTGGCCGCCGAATAGTTGGCCTGGCCGACGTTGCCGATCAGCGCCGAGGTGCTGACCATGTGCACGAAGGCGCCGCTGTTCTGCGCACGGAAGCGTTCGGCCGCAGCGCGGCTGACGTAGAAGCTGCCGTTCAGGTGCACGTTGATCACCGATTGCCAGTCCTCGACGCTCATCTTGTGGAAGATCACGTCGCGGATGATCCCGGCGTTGTTCACCACGCCATCGATGCGGCCGAAGCTGTCCATGGCGCAGGCGATGATGTTCTGCGCGCCGTTCCAGTCGGCGACGCTGTCGGTGTTGATCACCGCGCGCCCACCAAGGCCCTCGATCAGTCTCAGGGTTTCCTGGGCCGGGGTGGACGAACCACCCTCGCCGCCCAGGGACACACCCACGTCATTGATCACCACCGAGGCGCCGGCACGCGCCATTTCCACCGCGATGGCTCGGCCAATGCCGCCACCGGCACCGGTGACCACCACTACTTTGTTGTCGAGCATGTCGTTCTCTCCGTCGTTCGCTTACAGGCCGAGCATCGCCTTGGCCAGGATGTTGCGCTGGATCTCCGAGCTGCCGCCGTAGATGGTCGCGGGGCGTGCCTGGAGGAACAGGCCGGTGGGGTTCAAGTTGCCGTTGCCTTCGATCGGCTCCAGATAGGCGGCGTACTCGCCGCTGATCTCCAGCATGTAATCGGTGATGCGCTGGAACAGCTCGGTCTGGTGCACCTTGAGCAGCGACACGTCGGCGCCCAGGTTCTCGCCACGGCGCAGGCGCTCGGCGAAGGTCTCGAACAGCAGCTTGTGGTCGTCCAGGTCCAGGCGCAGGCGGGTCAGGCGGTCGCGGAAACCGGGCTCGTCGTTCAGGCCCAGGTGCTCACCGAGAATTTCCAGGCGGGTCAGCGCGTTGGCCGATTGCTTGGGCGAACCGAGGAAGATCCGCTCGAAGCCCAGCAGCGCCTTGGCCATGGTCCAGCCGGCGTTCATCTCGCCGACCAGGTTGGCCTTGGGCACGCGCACATCGTCGAAGAACACCTCGCACAGCTCGTCGTGCAGGTCGAGGTTGAGGATCGGCCGCACAGTCACACCGGGGCTGTCCATCGGCACCAGCACGAAACTGATGCCTTCTTGTTTCTTCGCTGTCTTGTCAGTGCGCACCAGCATGAAGATCCAGTCGGCGTCGGTGGCCAGGGTGGTCCAGATCTTCTGGCCGTTGATCACCCACTCGTCACCGTCGAGTAGCGCTTCGGTGCGCAGGCTGGCCAGGTCAGAGCCGGCGTTCGGCTCGCTGTAGCCCTGGCACCAGATGTGCTCGCCGCTGAGGATGCGCGGCAGGAAATACTGCTGTTGCTCAGGCGAGCCGTAGCGGATCAGCAACGGGCCAAGCAGCATGATGCCGTGGTCCGGGGTGCGGGCCACGCCGTGGTTCTCGAACTCTTCGGTGTAGATCAGCTGCTTGGCCGCCGACAGGCCCATGCCGCCGAATTCGCGGGGCCAGCCTGGGCACAGCCAGCCGTGCGCGGAGAGGGTCATGTACCAGTCCTTGACCTCTTCCCAATGCAGGCGCTTGGGCAGGTCGCGCAGCTCGTCCGGGAAGTGGGCGAGCAGGAACTCGCGTACGGTCTGGCGGAACGCGTCGTCGCTCAGGGCGTTGAAATCGGGCAGTTGCGGTTTGTCGCTCATGGTCGGGTCCTCAGGCACTGGCCAGGCGTGGCATGCAGGCGTCGTAGCGGCGACGGTGCTGGTCGGATGACCCATACAGGTTGGCCAGGGTCATGGCCTTGCGCAGGTACAGGCCGACGTCGCATTCGTCGGTGTAACCGATGGCGCCGTGCAGCTGGACCGCCTGGCGGGTCACCAGCAAAGCGGCGTCGGCGGCGCGGGCCTTGGCCCGGGAAACGGCGGCGCGACGTTGGGTAGCCGGCGCGCCGGCATCGCAGGTGGCCGCGGCCGCTTCGAGGCTGGCGCGCCATAGCGCCAGTTGCAGCTTGAGGTCCACGGCGCGGTGTTGCAGGGCCTGGAAGTTGCCGATGGTCTGGCCGAACTGCTTGCGGGTGCGCAGGTAGTCCAGGGTAAGAGCGAAGGCCTGTTCGGCGGCGCCCAGCAGGTAGGCGGCGGTACCCAGCATGGCTTCATCGAGGGCATCCGACAGGGCCTGGGCCGGCAGCGGCAAGGTCTCGGCCGGGGCATTGTCCAGATGCAGATGGCCGAAATGGCCACCGTCCTGGGTGGTGACGATGTCCAGGCTCACGCCGGGCGCCTTGGCGTCCACCAGGGCCAGCCCCTCTGGCGTGCTGACCAGGAAACCATCCGCCGCGCCCGCCATGGGAATGCACAGTTTTCGCCCGGTGACGCGGCCATCACGCAGGCGGGTCCAGCCTTCGGCGGTATCCAGGCTGTCGACTTCCTCCTGCAGGGCCGGCAGCAGCAGGCGCTCGCCACTCAACTGCGCGGCCAGTTGCTCGCCATCGAGCAGGCGTGCGGCCAGCACCGCCGGCACGAAGGGCTCGGGCAGCAAGGCGGCGCCGAACACTTCCAGCAACGCGCAGTACTCGGCCATGCCCAGGCCAATACCGCCCTGAGCCTCGGGCACGGACAGGCCCAACCAGCCGTTTTCGGCCATCTCACGCCATACCGCCCCATCGACTCCGGGCACCTCATAGCGCAGCCCACGCACCCGGCCCAGCTCGCTGGCAGGTGCGAACGCGGCTGCGCTATCGCGAATCATGCGGATGTTTTCCAAACGTTCTTCAGACGAATGCATCTCGGTCTCCTGGTTGCCCGGCAGTCACCCGGCAACATGTGTCGTCGGCAGCGAAGTCGTCACAGCCTTGGACCAATATTTCGCCATATGAAATACCATTTCAATAGATGACTCCCTGCTGGCAGGGGTTTTCGGAAGGGCAATTCGGCTTCGTTCCGAGCAATGGAATTTGCCCATCGCCTGCCCTGCGAAAACGACAACGCCTTGCTCCAGGCAAGGCGTTGAAGGGCACCACTGAGCGCGACAGCGAGAACGCGTCAGGCAGCGAACAGCGCTGTCAGGTCGGTCACCTGCGCTTGCAACGGCAGCTCACGCAACGTCGCCAGCAAGGCCCGGGCACGCTGCTCGCCGAGCACCTCGGTGGTCAGCTCCATGAACTTGGCATCCTGCTGGGCCTCGGACATGGGGTTCTCCAGCGAGCCAATGGGCTGCTCGACGAACAGGTGCTGCTGGGTATCGTCGGTGAACGTCAGGGTCAGGTCGGCGACGAACTTTCCGGGGTAGCGCTGTTCGATCTCGGGTGACTCGCTGATGCGGATGGCGCGGGCCACTTCCAGCACGGGCGCCATGTCGACCTTGCCCGCCAGGTAGTCACGGTGCACCGCATAGCCATTGCCCTGGCCCAACAGCGCGAAGGCTATCTGTACCGGCAGGCTGAACTGCACATGCTCGATGTTGGCCGGCGAGTAGGCATTGGCATTGGCGTTGCCCACGACCGTGTTGAACGCCGGGTGGATACGCGCATGCACTTCACGGATACGCTCCAGTTGCCCCGCATACGGCGTCAACGCATCGATGTAGGCATGGGTGCAATAGCAGGCGCAGTAGGCCTTGAGCCAGACGTTGCCGATTTCGAACGGCTGGTCCAGGCCGAAACGCGCCTCGGCGCCTTCGCCTGGCCCGCGCTGCACGAAGGTACGCAAGAAGCCTTTGTTGCCGGTCAGGAAGGCCCTTGGCCCGGTGATGCCCGCCGCAGCCATGCTGGCAGCGACCATGCCGTTGCGCGTGCCGATACCCGCATGCACCCGCTTGATCGAGCCACCCGTGGAGGTGTACTCGGTGGTGCCTCCCGCATGGCTCAAGGCGATGGCCAAGGCATGCAAGGTGGTTTCAGCATCGAAGCCACGCAGCTTGGCCGCCACCGCTGCAGCGCCGAAGTTCGACAGCACCGCGTGGGGTTGATAACCCCGTTTGAGCAGTTCCGGTGCGGCCAACATGCCGATACGGGCATAGACCTCGTAACCGGCAACCATGGCGGTGATCACTTCCTCGAGCGTCGAGCCCAGTTCTTCGCCGATCGCCAGGGCTGCGGGAATCACGCAGCTGCCTGGGTGGCTGGCACTGGTTGCATGGGCGTCGTCGTATTCGAAGCCATGACCATAGGCCCCATTGACGAAGGCGGCATCGGCAGCACTCATGCGCAGGTCGCTGGCGGCCACACGGCTGTTGCCCGGGGCATGCTGGGCACGCACGAAGTCCAGCACCTGCCGTGACCATGGCATCTGCGCGGTGCCGACCTGCAGGGCGACCTGGTCGCGCAACAGGCGGCTCACGCCGGCCAGCGCAGCCTTGTCCAGGTGCTCGTAACGCAGTTGCTGGATCAGTTGAACCACGGCCTGTTCCAGGCTCGGGCAGTTTTCAAGGGTTTGCTTGTCAGCTTGGCTCATGTGAAGTCCGTTCCTTTGTTGTCATTACCCTGAACAGGGTCAGAAAAGAAACACGCCCTTGCCGCCCGCCTGGCCATCGAAATGGCGGTAGGCTTCGACGGCCTGGTCCAGGCGCCAGTGGTCGGTGAACAATTTGTCCACCTCCACGCCATGGCGGGCGATGAACTGCGCGCATTCGTTCATGCCGGCCTGGGAGAAGGTGTACGAACCGATTACCGTGCGTTGACGGCCAATCAGGTCCTTCATGGCATCCACATTCAGGTTGCCGCCAATCGCCACCAGGGCGATCCGTCCCCAGGTCGCGGTGCAGCGCACCGCCTGCTGGCGTGGCGCCTCGCCGCCAGCGCAGTCCATGGAGCAAGACACGCCCTTGCCGCGGGTGATGCGCATGATCTCCTCGACCGCGTCCACCTGGCTGCCGTCGACCACATGGGTCGCCCCTAGCGC includes:
- a CDS encoding CoA ester lyase, with amino-acid sequence MLTDFQPPMAPLFVPGDRPERFAKAAASGADAVILDLEDAVGASKRAAAREAVANHGIDGVTVIVRINAASTPDFQADLAALREARFDALMLAKAESAADIRLVHYLLGRQVPVIALVETAGAFADLGGLLRESGVVQAAFGSLDLALDLGCQPSWEALAYMRSALVLQSRLAGLPAPLDGVTPSFDDPAPVHQDALTASNLGFAGKLAIHPRQIAPITEAFLPDAQTLNWACRVLEAVRDGGAVQVDGAMVDRPLIERARRILSRSAPVGEL
- a CDS encoding FAS1-like dehydratase domain-containing protein; its protein translation is MSDNDLGQLQEWLGRQERCEAVITPQMLEAYQATLAPHLWESEGFAPPGLHWCLAPSPAAASMAELGEDGHPRRGGFLPPVLLPRRMWAGGEVQTLAPLPIGKPIQRLSTIRDIRFKEGRSGKLCFVTVEHELSCEGVLAIRERQDIVYRGPAEGAAASAGGPERAGELQRWVETPPTLLMRYSALTFNAHRIHYDLPYATEVEGYQGLVVHGPLQASLLFNLAARHAGRVPARFAYRGQVPLIAGRVFRAAVSWKAQGDSLLAWTQDADGNLNMEASATC
- a CDS encoding acyl-CoA dehydrogenase family protein; protein product: MSYNNPQESYPEIREEVRKLCARFPGEYWRKLDEVRGYPTEFVNALTESGFLSVLIPEEYGGSGLGLSAAAAILETIQETGCNGAACHAQLYTMGTVLRHGSDEQKAQYLTGVASGELRLQAFGVTEPTSGTDTTSLRTFARREGDKFIVNGQKVWTSRAEHSDLMLLLARTTPRDQVAKKTDGLSTFIVDMRQVLGNGLTIQPIRTMMNHNSCEVFFDNMEVPAANLVGEEGKGFRYILSGMNAERLLIASECIGDAKWFIRRAVDYANDRKVFGRAIGQNQGVQFPIAKAYAQMRAAELMVREGLAKYEAGQDCGAEANMAKMLAADASWEAANACLQTHGGFGFAEEYDVERKFRETRLYQVAPISTNLILSYVAEHVLGMPRSY
- a CDS encoding SDR family NAD(P)-dependent oxidoreductase; this translates as MLDNKVVVVTGAGGGIGRAIAVEMARAGASVVINDVGVSLGGEGGSSTPAQETLRLIEGLGGRAVINTDSVADWNGAQNIIACAMDSFGRIDGVVNNAGIIRDVIFHKMSVEDWQSVINVHLNGSFYVSRAAAERFRAQNSGAFVHMVSTSALIGNVGQANYSAAKLGMVALSKSIALDMQRYNVRSNCLAPFAWSRMTSAIPDVTPEEKARVERLKQMTPEKNAPLAVYLLSDQAKDVNGQVFTVRRNEILLMSQNRPVRSVQQGEGWTPQAIAEHGMPALSGSFTPLQVSADVFCWDPV
- a CDS encoding acyl-CoA dehydrogenase family protein — its product is MPDFNALSDDAFRQTVREFLLAHFPDELRDLPKRLHWEEVKDWYMTLSAHGWLCPGWPREFGGMGLSAAKQLIYTEEFENHGVARTPDHGIMLLGPLLIRYGSPEQQQYFLPRILSGEHIWCQGYSEPNAGSDLASLRTEALLDGDEWVINGQKIWTTLATDADWIFMLVRTDKTAKKQEGISFVLVPMDSPGVTVRPILNLDLHDELCEVFFDDVRVPKANLVGEMNAGWTMAKALLGFERIFLGSPKQSANALTRLEILGEHLGLNDEPGFRDRLTRLRLDLDDHKLLFETFAERLRRGENLGADVSLLKVHQTELFQRITDYMLEISGEYAAYLEPIEGNGNLNPTGLFLQARPATIYGGSSEIQRNILAKAMLGL
- a CDS encoding acyl-CoA dehydrogenase family protein — encoded protein: MHSSEERLENIRMIRDSAAAFAPASELGRVRGLRYEVPGVDGAVWREMAENGWLGLSVPEAQGGIGLGMAEYCALLEVFGAALLPEPFVPAVLAARLLDGEQLAAQLSGERLLLPALQEEVDSLDTAEGWTRLRDGRVTGRKLCIPMAGAADGFLVSTPEGLALVDAKAPGVSLDIVTTQDGGHFGHLHLDNAPAETLPLPAQALSDALDEAMLGTAAYLLGAAEQAFALTLDYLRTRKQFGQTIGNFQALQHRAVDLKLQLALWRASLEAAAATCDAGAPATQRRAAVSRAKARAADAALLVTRQAVQLHGAIGYTDECDVGLYLRKAMTLANLYGSSDQHRRRYDACMPRLASA
- a CDS encoding MmgE/PrpD family protein; the protein is MSQADKQTLENCPSLEQAVVQLIQQLRYEHLDKAALAGVSRLLRDQVALQVGTAQMPWSRQVLDFVRAQHAPGNSRVAASDLRMSAADAAFVNGAYGHGFEYDDAHATSASHPGSCVIPAALAIGEELGSTLEEVITAMVAGYEVYARIGMLAAPELLKRGYQPHAVLSNFGAAAVAAKLRGFDAETTLHALAIALSHAGGTTEYTSTGGSIKRVHAGIGTRNGMVAASMAAAGITGPRAFLTGNKGFLRTFVQRGPGEGAEARFGLDQPFEIGNVWLKAYCACYCTHAYIDALTPYAGQLERIREVHARIHPAFNTVVGNANANAYSPANIEHVQFSLPVQIAFALLGQGNGYAVHRDYLAGKVDMAPVLEVARAIRISESPEIEQRYPGKFVADLTLTFTDDTQQHLFVEQPIGSLENPMSEAQQDAKFMELTTEVLGEQRARALLATLRELPLQAQVTDLTALFAA